Proteins co-encoded in one Apodemus sylvaticus chromosome 6, mApoSyl1.1, whole genome shotgun sequence genomic window:
- the Slc25a29 gene encoding mitochondrial basic amino acids transporter, with product MALDFLAGCAGGVAGVIVGHPFDTVKVRLQVQSTEKPQYRGTLHCFQSIIKQESVLGLYKGLGSPLMGLTFINALVFGVQGNTLRALGQDSPLNQFLAGAAAGAIQCVVCCPMELAKTRLQLQAVGAARTYKGSLDCLVQIYRHEGLRGINRGMVSTLLRETPSFGVYFLTYDVLTRAMGCEPGDSLLVPKLLLAGGTSGITSWLSTYPMDVVKSRLQADGLQGSPRYRGIVDCMRQSYQAEGWQVFTRGLASTLLRAFPVNAATFATVTVVLTYTRGEEAQVDSEAAPGTSTTPAGPAMAQPSSL from the exons GCGCCGGAG GTGTGGCAGGTGTGATTGTGGGACACCCTTTTGACACAGTCAAG gtGCGCCTGCAAGTCCAGAGCACGGAGAAGCCTCAGTACCGGGGGACGCTGCACTGCTTCCAGTCCATCATCAAGCAGGAGAGC GTGCTGGGTCTGTATAAAGGCCTGGGCTCACCACTAATGGGACTCACCTTCATCAATGCTCTGGTATTTGGGGTACAAGGTAACACCCTCCGGGCCCTGGGCCAAGACTCACCGCTCAATCAGTTCCTGGCTGGAGCAGCAGCGGGTGCCATTCAGTGTGTCGTCTGCTGCCCCATGGAACTGGCCAAGACGAGGCTGCAGCTCCAGGCCGTGGGCGCTGCCCGTACCTACAAGGGCTCCCTGGACTGCCTGGTGCAGATTTACCGGCACGAGGGCCTGCGCGGCATCAACCGAGGCATGGTGTCCACACTTCTGCGGGAGACGCCCAGCTTTGGCGTCTACTTCCTCACCTACGACGTGCTGACGCGCGCCATGGGCTGCGAGCCAGGTGACAGCCTGCTGGTGCCCAAGCTGCTGCTGGCGGGCGGCACGTCCGGCATCACATCCTGGCTCTCCACCTATCCTATGGACGTGGTTAAGTCACGACTGCAAGCCGACGGGCTGCAGGGAAGCCCTCGCTACCGCGGCATCGTTGACTGCATGCGGCAGAGCTATCAGGCTGAGGGCTGGCAAGTCTTCACACGAGGGCTGGCCTCCACGCTGTTGCGTGCCTTCCCGGTCAATGCTGCCACCTTCGCCACAGTCACTGTGGTGCTTACATATACCCGGGGTGAGGAGGCTCAGGTAGACAGTGAGGCAGCTCCGGGCACCTCTACTACTCCTGCTGGGCCCGCCATGGCCCAGCCTTCCAGTTTGTGA